Sequence from the Fundulus heteroclitus isolate FHET01 chromosome 7, MU-UCD_Fhet_4.1, whole genome shotgun sequence genome:
CATGGCCAGTAACAAAAATACTTAATATAACATGTTTAGATGAAGCAACTGTATTCTTTATCTCGTGCAGAGAATCTTCAAGTCTAATACATTTAGGTATTTAGTGGAAATGTTAAATACTTTTAGATTTCAAAGTCGTACAACAACGTTCTTAGTTGGTTTTCCTTGTgtgatttttagatttttttatttgaatatttaaagGTTTCTTGTGTTCTTCATAGTTATATAAAATGTTAGACTGCCAGGagatatttaacattttaatagatttttctgATTGTCTATCTTTAATTTCTATACTTCAGAGCGCCTGTGGTGAAAGCTTTTAGCAGTTTTTAGCAGCTGTCAGACAGAAGGAGCAGTGTTGTGTAAGTAAAGTGAAGCAATCAAAGCTAAAAACAGGAACCACAACATGAAGAAAGTTTCTCCAGAAAAAATCAAAGTGGCTCCCCCGCCAGCTTTTTAAGCAAACTGTCCTAAGGGGGcttttaggttaaaaaaaccacacacacacaaaatactGATCCAACTTCATCCTTTGTCTGAATTCTATACTGTAAACATGATTTTAGTACAGATTTGTTCATTTCCTTGCTGCCTCACCTATCAGTGTGCCCTTCTAATTGTTCTAATCATCAGAATATTAAAAGCAAAGTGCACTTTTGAGAGTGTGCATTCTTACAGATACCATGGGTCTATTTTACATGAAAAACTAAATCTTGAAGCCAATTGTGAGGCAATAAGTCACATCTGCACCTATTCTGCTTTCATGCGTTTCACAGGAAGTTTCAGCTTCTTCCCTCTGGAAGAAGATTCATAGTCCCcgagatgtttaaaaaaaataattcagactGCTGGTACTGAACTTAACAAGTCAGTAACAGCAATTAAATCCAAGTTATAACCCTTTAAAATCAAATTCAGTTGATCATAACATcataaaataagttatttaaGCTAGCCACGTATTTGACGACAGtggaaaataactttattttaaaggagcaataagcacaTTTTCCACACTAGGTGGCTGATGAGCACCGTCTGTAGactaaaacaagatgtgtaacAAGCAACGCCTTTCTACATCCAATATCTAAGCACCAGACCAGTTATCCGCATgaatcttacattttttttgtcaacaaaATGCCCTGAATGCACACAATGATCACGGTGGGCAGCTCACAAGCTGCACTGAGCTGCATTGAACAATGTTGTGTTAGCTGGGCTCCCAGCTACTCGCCTCATAGCAGTAACGTCTGGCCCATTGCTGATCAAACGCCAACAATTTACCCACATGCCACAAGTTCTTCTCTTCTGGCTCTAGGTGAAGGCCAAGGCGGGTGCTTTTTCTTTACCTCTTCCTCCCGTACATTCCCTTCTTGTGCACTCTGTTCTATGTTGTTTTGTAACTCGGTCGGATCCCCTTTCAGCATATCCACCGAATTGCAAACCATGAATCTGGTGAGCTGGTCACTCAACGCTATTGATAAAGTCTTCAGAACGAGGAGACCGAGCAAAGGAGACCTCTGGTGCCCCAACGGGACATTTGCAGCTGGATACTCTTTAGACTCCTGGCAGCAGTGGAGAATTGTGTGTCTAGTTTGTCAGTCAATGATGTTAAAGACGCGTACATAAATAAATCTATGATAACAGAATATCTGCTTTTTGGAGCTAGCGGTTATCTAGAGTATCGATAAATTCAGAGATTCTCGGCAGCTTTTCTGGCAATGGTGAGGCTGCTGGGAATGTGTGTTGCTGTCAACACTCAGAGACAAACGCTGTGTGAGCAAAGCCGCAAGCTGGATGTGATCCTTGATGTGCAACCCATATTATAATAATACTGGGTCAAGAAGTAACTTTtttaagcaaaagaaaaactgagtAAACGGAGTGAATGACAGCATAGGTTTATCTAAGAGAGAAACACTGATAAACAGAAAAGTGCTGAGCCAGAGCCAGAGGTTTGGAGTTTCCTGTTGTAAATACAACAAGATGAAATTCCTGCTGGGATCGTTAGAGTTGACGGAGCAGCccaaagagttttatttaattcaatatGGCTGGAAAATGTAGCGGAAGTTGTCGGTATACACACCAGTAGTTATTGGGCACTTagatgttttatattttcctaATCACATAGTTCTGTAAAGTATCCAAAATGTTCCTTTAGTGTTTGACTGCATACAATTGTGAACTGTTAGCTGTACAGCAAACAGTAGTTAGCACCAAAGGTAGTGGCAAACCTCAGTTTTCCACCTAGAACTCTGTCAATTCAGATGAGATGTCCAAGAACATCGAAGACAGATTAAACAGCATATTGGAGGAAAAATAAAGGAGTTAACATAGCTGATGACAGCATAGTTACTAGTGAGGGAAAATAATTGGTGAGAACTGGCAGTAACAGTTAACTTGATTGCCCTTGCAGGgaaaaacagtcaaacacaGAAACAGTAGGCCAGGTGCATTTCCTATGGActgaaaaaactgaataaaaatgttaaaatttgttAAAACAGATTGATCTTGTTTCAGtttgaaaagaagctgttaaTGCACGTCtgtccattttatgttcaaactCTAGAAACAGAGCCGGCAGCATTATGTGAGCCACTGGTTCAGGGAGATACAAAACTGTCTGAAGAGCTCATACGTAGTTCAGATGTGGAACTTTCACATTTCACGTTTTACTGCACCTGGTAATGCTTTGTGCCCCTTCAACGTACAAGTCTAATGTCCCGTTTCAAGGGTCGATTTAGCTGAAAATCTGCATTCTGTTTAGAATAAGCacataaattgtattttttctttaagcTCTGGGAAAGCACAGGCTCAAGTTAACGGGACTCTGGTATAGATCTGCATTGCAAGTCGTCTTTACAGTTTAATTCCTGCCAGAAAGCTACATCTAagttagaaaaatatatatttagtgaATTGGAAACGAATAAAGAAATGGAAGGAAGCTGAATGTGCAGATCAGAACAGACTGTAACAAAGATCCAACACCGTGGTTtacaaaaaagtgcaaaaagaaATTCCTAGTTATGATAAACTCAAGAAATTAAtcatgatggaaaaaaatataagaacAACTAAATTACTCTGAGAGAAAGCAAAGAAACAGAACCTACCGATATGAGAGACAACATAAAACTGAACGGGTTCTTACAGCAGAGCTGAGGGCGTTTAATTACAGTCAGGTGTGAGAAGCAGGAAACTATGCTTTAACCAAGGTGCATGTGGATTAacagattttcaaaataaaacaggaaactgtGGCATTGTATTCATATTGACACATCTCAATTATATTATAAACTCAATATTAGGTTATATGTGCAAAACAGTGCAATAAAATTCCACCATAAGCTGGATAGATGCCTATaggttccctggtgttttattAAATAAGAGGTTTGATCACTTAGAGGTGAGATATGAGACATTTTAAGAAGATCTTTGCTTCTTGTCTTTGTTCCCCCACAGAATCACAAACCTTCAGAATGCTGGGAAACAGATACCGCTGATTCTGCCTCCTCAGCCTCCCCAGCACAGCGCTGCAGCACAGGGAGCCGTTCAGATGAGGATAAAGAACTCTCAGAGCCCCGGAGACCGCCTGAGCCAGTCCAAGTCCATGGTCCTGCAGGACTCGGAAGTTCCTCAGAAACCTGTATGTAGACCCAACAGAAGCAAACCCATCACCTCCTCACTCGGGTTTTAAATCAGGTTTGTCTTCTTCAGATTTCTCGGCATCGCAGGAATCAATCTCAGCACGGTGTGGTTCTcacggcagcagcagcatttgaaCCGCTGGTACGTCTGAAACGTCTGATGTTTTCACACCTTAAAAAGCTTTTCACATTATAAGGTTTAAAGATAAGCTACCTTTCCATTTCACttaaacttttctgttttaatcttTATAAAATTGATTACAATGAATCATGTGAGGATTAATTTACTGAGACATAAACACAGAACAATACACCAGGGGTTCCTAAAGTGGGGGTCACGACactttttccttattttttaagCTAATATCAAAGTATCACTTCACAAGATACTCATCCCCATTTTAACGTAGGTGGGTGGCTTCATTTTTTGTAAGAGAGcttaaaaaatatgactttattctcataattccccctcccaaaaataaataaaatatccagCTCAAATCGGGGTCGCCAATCTCAGGCGCTGTTATTATGGGTGTCTCAGGCTGAACAGTTtggcaacactgcaaaaagggaactaaaagtaagtaaaatcttcctacaattagtatattttctttgatttgagactatttgccagtggaatgagtatttttacccctaaaaaagataaattagatatcatgcacttgaaataagatgatgtagattaaatgttcttattttaagtgcaaaactcttattccattggcacatagtcttatttagctgctcaaatcaagaaaaatacactcatttcaagaaaatttcacttacgtttagttccctttttgcagtgaacctcTGCAATAACTTCTTGAATTATTTCACATTCTGTTGTAACTACAAAGATCTGTGTCTTTTACAGGGGTTTTATGAGATGGATCAACATGAAGATCATTGTAGAGTGGAAGGAACATGATACATGGGTTTCAGATTAGATAAAGTTTCCAGGAAGAGTCTGAAGTGTGATGTGCAATGGTCAACTCCTCCTGAGTCCTGGGTCAATGCTTTGCCACAATTCCAGTCATAagtcttcactgcaaaaatagaattaaaactaagtaacattttcttgaaatgaatgtattttcccttgatttgagcaggtaaataagactatttgccaatggagtaagatttttgcacctaaaataagaacaattcatctccatcatcttatttcaagcacagtatatctaattatcttatttcaggggtaaacATACTAattccgttggcaaataatcttatttacatgctaaaatcaagggcaaatacattcatttaaagaaaattttacctatttttagttctctttttgcagtgtttttgtttGGGACTCTACCAGCTATGCACATTCTAGATAAACACTCTCAGGTATCTGCAACATAGCTGCGTCACAATGGACAGAgagtgtttatatttctttgTAGATGGATACAGCTGCCATTTaggaaatatttttataaacatttccGATAAAAACCTTAAATGTTCAACTTGTCTGAGAATCTGTGTAGATTTTGACTTGGCTTGGCTTGTTTCAGAGATTACATACATCATGTAAAGAGCAGTCAACTTTTTAGTGAAGCTGGATGTAAGAAGGAGGTCTTAGAGGggtcacaaataaaaatatctgaTGACCAATTTTAGGCCAGAATAGTAGTGAGTCACCCAACTACACCTTTCAATATCTTGAACCTTAAAAGAAGTCAACTCCTACGTGCACAAATGATAAATAACCAACAGCAGTAAAGTACCAAATAAAATTTGTCTCTCTCCAGAATAGGGAGACCTGGTAAATCATGGTTTGACTGATGCACAGAGGTGTATTTGGTGTACGCTCTGGACTTTTAACAAACCTTCATTTACATGTTACAGGTTAAAGAAGTCAATAAGGTTCTGATTGTTCCCAGGTGGACATAAAAGGCGAACACCTTAACGTGGCTAAGATCTCAGAGAATGGTAAGAAGCAGAGGAAGAACTGGACTTCGATGTGGACAGTGCTGACCACggatgagctgctgctttataaAGACAAGCAGGAAACTGGCGTGGTAAGAAACTGTTGAAACCTAAATTCAGCTGCGACACCAACACTGTTGAGGTGTTTTGTTCTTCAGAATCAGCATCAACCCCTCATATTGTGTCCAATGTTCCCTGGTTTTAGAAAACAGGAGGTAAAACAGATGTGGTTCAGCTTTGCGGGGCCGTCATTGAGTGGACAACGGAGAAGTCAAGCAAGAAAAACGTCTTCCAGGTAAATCTCTCTGAGCCATCAGTTATTCAGATCATTTGGATCGTTGAACCTGAGAACTAACATTTAGTGATCTTCCAAATGTCCCAGATCACAACTAAAACAGGCAGTGAGTACCTCATCCAGGCTGAAAGTTACTCCACTGCCAGCAAGTGGCACGACGCCATCAGAAGAAACGTCGACTCATCAGTAAGAAACCACACTAGACAACAAACTGGCTTCCTTTAGGAACGTGAACCATAGAAATAAGTCTCgccattattatttatttatttttttggtttagaCTAAAGAAGACAGAGGCTTCGCTTTGCGGAGGTCCAACAGCTCTGAGTTGGTGCCCAGGCACAGCTCCTTACCTGGACATGGATCAGCCTCGCCCACCACCAAGCAACGGAACCCAGTTCACAGACGCTCCATCAGTAAGCATGAAATATGCCTAAAATTAGGTTTAAGACTAAATATAATTAGTTACAGTGAAATTAGTAAGTTACAGTGGGTTTATAAGCACTTGCTAATTCAAATTAACAGATACAGCAGTGTTTCTGGACAGCGTCTCAAACTCTTTTTATAGTTTAAGCTGAAGAAAGCAGCTGtgaacagttttgtgtttgcgCACTGACCTATAATTAAGATggtgaaataaaaatagtaaGCTGAAGAGCAGAGCTAAACTCAATTTTAACTATTGTACTGTTTGGAGAATTAttagtttggtttcattttgtCATGCCTATTTATCAGGTAGTGAGAAATTGCATTTACATGAGGGGTTTCACTTTTTACGTAATACTATCTTAAAGTACCAATCTTGTTTGTGTACAATTTTTGGATATTTAAGCCACCTCTGCTTATTTAGGTGATTTAACATAATTTTGAGTGGTTTTTTCTCCATGAGCCCCTTGTGGCTCATAATGAAGGCAGTTTTTGTTCTTACCGAGCCAGGACTAGATAATGCTCTAACAACCGTTTATGTAGGACTAAATACAGAAAGAACTGGTTCAGAAATAAAGACCAGCTCTGTCCCTGAAGGAACGTGCAGGAAGAAAAGTATTGTGTTGTGAGACATCATGGTGGGTGATTAAAGAAACAAATACCTGAGAAATATGGGCTCAAACTCACAATTCTCCAAATCAACAAGAACTTTCCACCTCCTAAACATCCATTTCTTAGgttcagaggtgggtagtaactagtcacatttacatttattgagtaacctttttaacaaaatgtacttCCAGGAGTACTTTTTGTAAACATTATGAAGAAGaatcgctactcttacttgagtaaaatacCTAGGTACTCTACCCACTAtgagtaacttcactgaataaagaacaaacttgtttcaacCAAAATGTACCAGAAAGACTCATctacagtttatattaaggtgagacttcttgtttgtacttaagttttgttgttttaattcttATTTTCTACCTGCTGAGCTCATCGACAAAAGTAAAGTCAGGTCAAGAGTTTCCATTAGAGTCGAGTCAAAGCAGCTGGATGTGGAAACCAGAACATGTGATtattattgaaaatgtaatcCTTTTCCAGACATGTTTGGCAGCTCAAAGCTGAAACACAGCGCGTCAGACAGCGCAGACAAGAATGGAGTGAAGAACAGACTGAAAAAGTTCATCATCAGACGCCCGTCCATGAAGACGCTGCAGGAGAAAGGCCTCATCAAAggttgttttaaatatcatttaGTCAACGTATAttctttattaaatataattttcaaggaaaatcaatcagtcaatcaatgACTCTTGTAATGCTtagaaaaaataattgaaacatCGACATAtatgcacttgaaatatatcatgCCAGAAGCAGAAGTTTAAACCAAACCTGTGAAGtaaagtaaaacatgtttttattgttaagtGTTCAAAATGTCTGAGAGATAAAGATAGAAGACTAGAATATCAGGAGTCTTAAGAGaatgttgacatttttgccTGAACATTTTCTCCTTTGAATCTTAGACCGAGTGTTTGGTTGCCACCTGCTGACGCTCTGCGAACGTGAAGGAACCACAATTCCAAAGTTTGTGAAGACTTGTTTAGAAGCTGTGGAGAAACGAGGTGCGTTCACTGGAAGATAACTTGTTTCATTTCTAACTCTACCCTAACACAGAATTGACTAGTCAGTCAGAGCCCATCGGTCTGGACCATCAGACCCACAACAATCTGCTCATTTAATTATTCACAAACTGTTTCAATGTTTGCAGGTCTAGAAGCAGACGGGATTTACAGAGTCAGTGGGAATCTGGCCACAATCCAAAAACTGCGCTTCATTGTTGATCAAGGTCTGTTTTGAAGCCAATGTTTTCTCactataacaaaataaagaatttaaattTGGATGATAAATAATGATTCAATAGAAATACATCTAATAACCCTCTGaattattttggaaaataatctttttCAGAATATTCTGTGAAATAAAGCTGCTGTGATTAGTTTGACACCATTGACCtttcagaaaacagaaaagataaTCTATCAATGAACAATATTAATCTAAAGCACCACTAATCTGTAAACTGTGCAGCTCTGTTTGTCAGGGCTGCTTAGAGATAGTTTCAGTTTCCTTATATTATCTCATGATACCTGATGGTCAGAATGTTTTACCAAAAGTTCAGTAACATCTTTCTGACTCAGCAGCACATACTCTACTGTACATCTAACACACCTCTAAACTACAGTCCAACGAACAGACTTAAACACAGTAGCATCTTTTCAAAGGTTgagcaacttaataaaaaaTTGACTTCAGCTTAGTCCAAACTGTCTTCCTCCATTAGTTCACTTCTAATTAACAGATGCAGCATTTTGGCCAGCTGCTAAACTATTTTACTCACTGTTGCTTGTTTAAAATGAAGTTAAAATTTAGTTTGCTTCAAAAAAGCTGCCTAAACATCCTATTTCAAACAAGCAGATGACGAGGAAGACACAATAAGCTTTGctccaaatataaatgttactgaGAAACAGTATGACTGTTGTGAAATCTTATTTCTTTAAAGATGCAACTAATAacagaataaagaaaatcatgTGTACACCTGAGATAGCAACTTTTCTCTCAGGCAAACATATAATCCAGGAATTTATTACAAAATGTCTGGTGAGGGTTtgaaacatgaataattaataATCAACAATGGAATGGATGCTTTAAAACGTTTTACAACACTGTATGATAAAGATTAACTGAATGAAATTCTCTCAGACATTAAAGGCTTCCTATCGCAGCCAAGTTTCTTTAAGATAAAAATCTAATCTGAAGAGATCTTACTATCTGTAAACCATATATATTCCTGTTTCCCCACTTAGAGTAATTTATTTATAGGTGATTTTAATGATTTGCTCATGTGGCCTTGCTTTTTAACATaactatttaatttaatttaaatcgtTTTCAGTGTTAAACTGaatttctattttctattcTGGAAGCATAATTGTAATTTAGATAGATTTGTCTACATGACggtttaaaaattaaacacataCAGAAAGTCAGAATCTTCAATAACAATTGAATAACATCAGTAATGAgggggaaatatttattttgacttAAACCAGATTACATTTGTCAGATGGAGACACCAAAGTCTTTGTGTCTGTTCTCTCCCAGAGGAAGAGTTGGACCTGGATCACACTCAGTGGGAAGACATCCACGTCATCACAGGAGCTCTGAAGATGTTTTTCCGTGAGCTGCCAGAGCCGCTGTTCCCCTTCAGGTTCTTCCAACAGTTTGTGGATGCAGTCAGTGAGTAAATAATCATCATTTCTTTCTTTGGGTTATTACATCTAGACTTTGTCAGATAGATTTTCCTATTGGTTAAACAATAGGGATATCTGCTGCAGTTATGATAGAAACAGACcaatttaaactgaaattaaaaaaaatcttaggtTTAGCAATTCCCAAATGCTTAAGTGAAGATGATCAATGAAAGTCCTGAAATGTAAACTGacactgttgctgctgctgcgtctGAACAGGGATTAAAGACTCAAGACAGAAAACGCAGGCTGTGAAGAAACTGATCCAGCAGCTACCAAAACCCAACCATGACACCATGAAGCTGCTCTTCAGCCACCTGCAAAGGTACATCTGTTATACAATTATACACAACAAAGACACAGAATAAGTTATTAAAACATCCATGAGTTGGCAGTTAGATTTACATGAGAAGATACACCAGTCTATGtctaattcatttatttaatatgtttcacttagtgaattgagttgcagaaataaattattttcttttcaataaTACTCATTGTTGTTATTATCGAGCATATCACAAGTGACACAGTCTTATGTAAGATTTATAGGAGCCACTGTTGTTctgatcaaacaaaacaaaaatgaaacttta
This genomic interval carries:
- the arhgap15 gene encoding rho GTPase-activating protein 15 — encoded protein: MAGTRITNLQNAGKQIPLILPPQPPQHSAAAQGAVQMRIKNSQSPGDRLSQSKSMVLQDSEVPQKPISRHRRNQSQHGVVLTAAAAFEPLVDIKGEHLNVAKISENGKKQRKNWTSMWTVLTTDELLLYKDKQETGVKTGGKTDVVQLCGAVIEWTTEKSSKKNVFQITTKTGSEYLIQAESYSTASKWHDAIRRNVDSSTKEDRGFALRRSNSSELVPRHSSLPGHGSASPTTKQRNPVHRRSINMFGSSKLKHSASDSADKNGVKNRLKKFIIRRPSMKTLQEKGLIKDRVFGCHLLTLCEREGTTIPKFVKTCLEAVEKRGLEADGIYRVSGNLATIQKLRFIVDQEEELDLDHTQWEDIHVITGALKMFFRELPEPLFPFRFFQQFVDAVRIKDSRQKTQAVKKLIQQLPKPNHDTMKLLFSHLQRVLGFSKKNLMSTQGIGIVFGPTLMWPELDGGNMAVNMVYQNQIVEFILIESREIFSLDKK